The Oceanivirga salmonicida DNA window AGCAGCCCATCTTGAATATATACAAAGATTAAATGGTGCTGATGATAAATCTTTTGAAACTATTGTTGCATCAGGTCATAGATCATCTATGCCACATGGTGTTGCAAGTGATAAAAAAATTAAGAAAAATGAATTAATAACTATGGACTTTGGTTGTTACTATAATGGTTATGCATCAGATATGACAAGAACAGTATTCTTTGGAGATAAAATAAGTGATGATGAAAAAAGAATATATGATTTAGTATATGAAGGACAGAGCTTAGGTATAGAAATGATAAAACCAGGTGTTATTGGAAAAAATGTAGACCAAGCAGTAAGAGATTATTTTGATGAAAATGGAAATATGTCTAAATATTTTGGACATAGTTTAGGTCATAGTTTTGGGTTAGAAGTACATGAAGCACCATATTGTTCTAAAATAGGAGATGAAGCATTAAAGGTAAATCAAGTTATGACAGTAGAACCAGGATTATATATTGAAGGTAAATATGGAGTAAGAATAGAAGATGATTTATTAGTAACTGAAAATGGTTATGAGTTATTAACTAAATCTCCAAGAGAACTTATAATAATAAAACCAGAATAAAAGAATAAGAGTAAAAAAAATCAATAAATTAAAAAAAGATTGATTTTTTTTTATTTAAATAAATAGTTAAATTAAAACTTTTTTTAAAAAGAATTCTTTATGATTTTCAGGGCTATTTTCTAAAACTCCGAAAATTTCAAATCCATTTTTTAAATAAAATTCATATCCTTGAAAATCAAAACTATCTAAATGAGCAATACGACAACCATATTTTTTAGCATCAGATAATAATTTATTAAGTAATTTTGTCCCATATTTTTTATTCCTGTAATTTTTATCTACCCAAAGTGTTTCTATATAAAGTATTTTCCAAAGAACTGAGCATCCAACAATTCCACCTATAATTTTATTGCTATCAGATTTGATAACATATGAAAAAACTTTATATGGTGTTCTTTGTGTTAATTTTAAACTTTCTTTATTATGTATTAATAACATATTTTCAATATAATCTATATCATCACTACTACTTTTTACTATTTTCATTGTTTAGTCCTTTCATTATATTTTCTAATTTTTATAATTGTATCATAAAAAAAAATTAAAGTTAATAGAATAAAGTTTGATATTAATATTTTTAAATACTAACTTTAAATTATTTGACAATTTAACTTAAAAATAATACTATATTGTAAAAGTTTAAATATAAGGGGAAAAAATGATAAATGAAAGAATACAAGAATTAATAAATTTAGCACAAAATATGGGGTATATAACTTATACTAATTATTTAACACCTAATGATTATCTATTTTTTGAAGATAAATATGAAGATTTAATAATTAAAAAAAGTGGTAAATTAAGAAAAATGTTAGCATTTGTACCAAATTATTTCTCAGAAAATGACGTTATTTTTCCAGAGACACTTATTAAAATATCAGTTAATAATAAATTTAGAAAGTATACAAACAAAGATTTTTTAGGGTCTATAATGGGTCTTAACATAGATAGAAAATATATAGGAGATATATTTCAAATAGATGATAATATAGCCTACGTTTATGTAGAAAATAAGGTATTAGATATTATTTGTAATAATCTTACGAAAATAGCTAAAAATACTTGTGAAATCAGTATAATAAATGAAAAAATAGATTTAGATTTTAAATATGAAATAAAAAAATATACTATTTCATCAGTAAGACTAGATAATATAGTTTCTGCTATTACTGGTATGAGTAGAACAAAAGCAAAAGAATATATACAATTTGGTTTATGTAAGATTAATTACGATGACTGTATTGATGCTTCAAAAACCATTAAAGAAGGAAGCATAATCTCTATGAAAGGTTATGGGAGATATATTTATTCAGGCATAGTAAAATACAGTAAGAAAGAAAAGCCAGTTATTGAGATTAAGACATTTATATAAAAAAAGAATGGAGTGGAGAGAATGGGAAAAATTAATGAATTTTTTTGGGTAATAATGAAAGGACTCGCTTCTGTTTTTATGATTATATATATATTTCATAGATTGTTTATGTTTTTTAAAGAAAAATTAAAAAAGTGGTGGTCAAATTTAAAGATTGATTATGTACAATCATTATTATTTTCTATTTTTATTGGTTTTATAATAATATCATTAATTATTAAATGTTTGCATATTTATTATTTGAAAAAAGTTTGTAATGTTAATATAGAAAATGATATTTATGTAGTAATTTTAATGACATATATATTAATAATTTCTATAGTAATATTTTTTATATATAGTTGGGTTCAAAGAAAGTTAGAAATTTTTAATTCATTTTGTGTAAGAGTATATGGAATAGATAATAGTAAAAATGATAATTATGTTGAAAAAACAAAAAAAGAAGAAAAAAAATATTTGATAATAGCAATGGCAATGTGTGCAAAAGATGGAGAATTATTATTAAATATTAAAAATAATAAATGGTTTGACACAAAACAATCAAGAAATTTTAGTATTTCAAGAGAAATTTTATCAGTGAAAAATAATTTAATAAGATTAAAAAATATAGAGGGTTTTTTATATATAAGAAATAATACTATAAGATTAATTGAATTAACAATTATTTCATTAGTATCATTTTTCTTACTTGAATCTCGTAAAATAATATTTGAAATTATAAAGAATATGCCTAATATTGTTGAAATTATAAGAAGTAGAGAACATACTAAATTTAATATTAGTGAGCAAACAGGATTGATGTTGTCTTTAATAGCATTATATTTTGCTTTCATATCATTAGTTTCAGGGATGAAAAATGAAAAAAATAGAATGGTTGAAATATTAAAAGAGTTATCAGATGAAAGTGATGAAAATTTATTTTATAAAATAAAACAAATATTAAATGATAAAAAAAATGTAAATACACAAATAAAAGAAATAAATGCTAAAATTGGCGAAATTAAATTTAAAGATGGATTATTTTTTAGTTTTGTTTTTCTTTTGTCATGTTCCGGTTTAATGATATGGTTAATACATAAAATTTTAAATTTACAATAATTATATAATAAGTAGCTAAAAATATCTATTTATGTTAAAATCTATTGAGGTGATTATATGAAAAAAGTTGCGGCATTTTTTGATGTAGATGGGACAATTTTTAGAAATTCATTACTTATAGAGCATTTTAAATTATTAATATCATATAAGTTTTTAAGTTATGATGCTTGGTATATATCTGTTGAAGATAAGTTTGAAAAATGGAGTAAGCGTGAAGGTGATTATGAAGAGTATTTATATGCTCTCACAGATCAATATGTTGAAGGCTTAAAGAAAATGAATATAGAAGACGTAGATTATATAGCTAAAAGAGTAATTGAACTTAAAGGAGATAACGTATATAAATATACAAAAGATAGAATAAAATATCATAAAGAGCAAGGTCATGAGATAGTAATAATATCAGGAAGTCCTAGCTTTTTAGTGAGTAAAATGGCAAAAAAATTGGGAATAGATAATTATTATGCAACTAAATATATAGTAAAAGATAATAAATACACAGGGGAAGTTATACCTATGTGGGATAGTGTTAGTAAAAACAAAGCAGTATCCGAATTTATAGCAAAAAAAGATATAGATTTATCTAAATCATACGCTTATGGAGATACAACAGGGGATTTTTCTATGTTTAAATTAGTAGGTTATCCTATTGCATTAAATCCAGCAAAAAGATTATTAAATAAAATAATTGCAGATAATGAAGTATCTAAAAAAGCAAAAATAATAATAGAAAGAAAAGATGTTATATACAATCTTAAAGCAAATCAAATAGAATATAACAGGGAGGAAATATGATACAAACGAGTAATTTATCTGTACAGTACGGAGGTAGAAAATTATTTGATGATGTAAATGTAAAATTTTTACAAGGTAATTGTTATGGAATAATAGGAGCAAATGGTGCAGGGAAATCAACATTTTTAAAAATACTTATAGGAGAAATTGACTCAACAACTGGTGAAGTTATAATTGATAAAGGTAAAAGAGTATCATTTTTAAAACAAGATCACTTTGCTTATGAAGAAGAAACTGTATTAGATGTAGTAATAATGGGGCATAAAAAATTATGTGAAGTAATGAAAAAAAGAGATGAACTATATCAAAAAACAGAATTTAGTGAAGAAGATGGTATGTTGGCAGCCGAATTAGAAGGAGAATTTGCAGAATTAGATGGTTGGGATGCTGAAACAAATGCTGAAAAAATATTAGTAGGATTGGGTATACCTATTTCTGAACATTCTAAAAAAATGAGTAATTTAATGGAATCTGATAAAGTTAAAGTATTATTAGCACAAGCTATATTTGGAAACCCTGATATACTTTTATTAGATGAGCCTACAAATGGACTGGATTTAAAAGCAACAACTTGGCTTGAAAACTTTTTGATGGATTTAGAAAATACTACTGTATTAGTTGTATCGCATGACAGACATTTTTTAAATAAAGTATGTACTCATATAGCAGATATAGATTATGGTAAGATAAAAATATTTGTTGGAAACTATAATTTCTGGTATGAATCAAGTCAAATAGTACAAGAATTATTGAGAAATCAAAATAAAAAAGTAGAACAAAAGCGTAAAGAATTACAAGAATTTATAGCAAGATTTTCTGCTAATGCTTCTAAATCAAAACAAGCAACTAGTAGAAAAAAACAACTTGAAAAATTACAACTTGAAGATATGCAAGTATCTAATAGAAAATATCCATGGATTGATTTTAAAGCAGATAGAGAAGCAGGA harbors:
- a CDS encoding M24 family metallopeptidase, whose amino-acid sequence is MDKERKILEKLGIDALFLTDYFNKRYFTGFTGTTGQALATKEIKYFYSDFRYIEQATEQTKPYGYEFYKIDRRAIDILIDHIKKHNIKRLGFDDMAMTVSEYNMYKEAFKGVELVPASAEMLEARKIKSQEEIENLRMAAKITDIAFKETLKIIKEGITEREIAAHLEYIQRLNGADDKSFETIVASGHRSSMPHGVASDKKIKKNELITMDFGCYYNGYASDMTRTVFFGDKISDDEKRIYDLVYEGQSLGIEMIKPGVIGKNVDQAVRDYFDENGNMSKYFGHSLGHSFGLEVHEAPYCSKIGDEALKVNQVMTVEPGLYIEGKYGVRIEDDLLVTENGYELLTKSPRELIIIKPE
- a CDS encoding GNAT family N-acetyltransferase; the encoded protein is MKIVKSSSDDIDYIENMLLIHNKESLKLTQRTPYKVFSYVIKSDSNKIIGGIVGCSVLWKILYIETLWVDKNYRNKKYGTKLLNKLLSDAKKYGCRIAHLDSFDFQGYEFYLKNGFEIFGVLENSPENHKEFFLKKVLI
- a CDS encoding YlmH/Sll1252 family protein, with translation MINERIQELINLAQNMGYITYTNYLTPNDYLFFEDKYEDLIIKKSGKLRKMLAFVPNYFSENDVIFPETLIKISVNNKFRKYTNKDFLGSIMGLNIDRKYIGDIFQIDDNIAYVYVENKVLDIICNNLTKIAKNTCEISIINEKIDLDFKYEIKKYTISSVRLDNIVSAITGMSRTKAKEYIQFGLCKINYDDCIDASKTIKEGSIISMKGYGRYIYSGIVKYSKKEKPVIEIKTFI
- a CDS encoding HAD family hydrolase encodes the protein MKKVAAFFDVDGTIFRNSLLIEHFKLLISYKFLSYDAWYISVEDKFEKWSKREGDYEEYLYALTDQYVEGLKKMNIEDVDYIAKRVIELKGDNVYKYTKDRIKYHKEQGHEIVIISGSPSFLVSKMAKKLGIDNYYATKYIVKDNKYTGEVIPMWDSVSKNKAVSEFIAKKDIDLSKSYAYGDTTGDFSMFKLVGYPIALNPAKRLLNKIIADNEVSKKAKIIIERKDVIYNLKANQIEYNREEI
- a CDS encoding ABC-F family ATP-binding cassette domain-containing protein, which codes for MIQTSNLSVQYGGRKLFDDVNVKFLQGNCYGIIGANGAGKSTFLKILIGEIDSTTGEVIIDKGKRVSFLKQDHFAYEEETVLDVVIMGHKKLCEVMKKRDELYQKTEFSEEDGMLAAELEGEFAELDGWDAETNAEKILVGLGIPISEHSKKMSNLMESDKVKVLLAQAIFGNPDILLLDEPTNGLDLKATTWLENFLMDLENTTVLVVSHDRHFLNKVCTHIADIDYGKIKIFVGNYNFWYESSQIVQELLRNQNKKVEQKRKELQEFIARFSANASKSKQATSRKKQLEKLQLEDMQVSNRKYPWIDFKADREAGNNMLTVSNICKTINGEKVLNNVSFTINTGEKAVFISENDLAITTLFKILVGEEEADSGTFEWGVTTSRSYFPKDNNEFFENIDLSLIDWLRQYSMDQHEEYIRGYLGRMLFSGEEARKKAKVLSGGEKVRCMLSRMMLSGANVLVLDNPTDHLDLESITSLNKALMRFPETILFTTKDHEFNETVSNKIIDIKEDGVVEKLCTYDEYMFNDDK